In the Nicotiana tabacum cultivar K326 chromosome 16, ASM71507v2, whole genome shotgun sequence genome, one interval contains:
- the LOC107828713 gene encoding uncharacterized protein LOC107828713: protein MDREQEEMQFLGLFDIYIEAYKLIYRWRKIFSQITLSLILPMCFIILAHMEIYHLFFSDLKHSEFQLLHTHTGTAKYNKISDHINSELASLWLFIIVYITFLIIFSLLSTSAVVYTIACIYTSREVNFMKVMSVLPKVWKRVMVTFLCAFVCFFIYNLVAFLALVIVSIWAFGMQGENDGLVKFVLVIMAIVYVLGSVYLSVIWHLASVVTVLEDSYGVKAMLKSKELLKGKMTIALVFFFKFNLSLGILNFIFKKFVVHGHGKHMHLGMLYRTGFGLLCLLMMFKLVLLGLVIQTIIYFVCKSYHHENIDKSALSDHLEVYLGEYEPLKSKDVQMEGYEV, encoded by the coding sequence ATGGATAGAGAACAAGAAGAGATGCAATTCTTAGGCCTCTTTGATATCTACATAGAAGCCTACAAACTTATCTACAGATGGAGGAAAATATTCAGCCAAATCACCCTATCTTTGATCCTTCCTATGTGCTTCATCATCTTAGCTCACATGGAAATTTACCATCTTTTCTTCTCTGACCTTAAACACTCTGAGTTTCAGCTCCTACACACTCACACCGGCACGGCGAAATACAACAAGATCTCTGATCACATAAACTCAGAGCTAGCCTCTCTATGGCTTTTCATAATTGTCTACATCACTTTCCTCATCATCTTCTCCCTTCTTTCAACCTCTGCTGTGGTTTACACAATCGCATGCATATACACTTCACGTGAAGTCAATTTCATGAAAGTTATGAGTGTTCTGCCTAAAGTTTGGAAGAGAGTTATGGTCACTTTCTTGTGTGCTTTTGTTTGTTTCTTCATCTACAACCTTGTTGCCTTCTTGGCCCTAGTTATAGTGTCAATATGGGCTTTCGGTATGCAGGGAGAAAATGATGGTCTTGTTAAGTTTGTTCTCGTGATCATGGCGATTGTTTATGTCCTTGGATCCGTGTACCTTTCAGTTATATGGCATTTAGCTAGTGTGGTAACTGTGTTGGAGGATTCATATGGGGTGAAAGCCATGCTTAAAAGCAAGGAATTGTTAAAGGGGAAGATGACAATAGCCTTagttttctttttcaagttcAATCTTTCACTTGGTATCCTAAACTTTATTTTCAAGAAGTTTGTGGTACATGGACATGGGAAGCATATGCATCTAGGGATGTTGTATAGGACAGGATTTGGGTTGCTTTGTCTTCTTATGATGTTCAAGTTGGTGTTACTTGGTTTGGTGATACAAACAATTATTTACTTTGTTTGCAAGTCCTATCACCATGAGAACATTGACAAATCTGCACTTTCTGATCATCTTGAAGTTTATTTGGGTGAGTATGAACCTTTGAAGTCCAAAGATGTTCAAATGGAGGGTTATGAAGTTTAA
- the LOC107828714 gene encoding uncharacterized protein LOC107828714, protein MQTKCTWHPQHQNEINAIFEKKAAERIKDTTFAAWNASKMPEWLREDVWKKLLAKWNIDEWKKKTEQAKANCTSSKGGSLHTGGSINFTAHKLRLEKERGQDMSHDEVFEEKHKKKNKDGTREHWEDYHKRVGKWQQTQPPSTQPTPDDTNSLWTEASSGVNKGRVYGLGVRRPIGHPNPLLANSSSSQNQEQMEDMRKEICDLKQQLDLQFGIFVKMQKFMRKHGHNLCDDEDEQTESDFVVV, encoded by the exons ATGCAG ACAAAATGTACATGGCATCCTCAGcatcaaaatgaaataaatgcTATTTTCGAGAAGAAGGCTGCTGAGCGGATTAAAGATACCACGTTCGCTGCTTGGAATGCTAGTAAAATGCCGGAATGGTTAAGAGAAGATGTTTGGAAGAAACTTCTTGCGAAATGGAATATCGATGAATGGAAGAAGAAGACTGAACAAGCAAAGGCAAACTGCACCTCCAGTAAAGGTGGCTCGTTGCACACAGGAGGTTCGATTAATTTTACGGCCCATAAACTAAGATTG GAAAAGGAAAGAGGGCAAGATATGAGTCATGATGAGGTCTTCGAGGAGAAGCATAAGAAAAAGAATAAGGATGGTACAAGAGAACACTGG GAAGATTATCATAAAAGGGTGGGAAAATGGCAACAAACTCAACCTCCTTCAACTCAACCAACACCTGATGATACGAATTCATTGTGGACAGAGGCATCAAGTGGAGTAAACAAAGGCAGAGTCTACGGACTTGGAGTACGCCGACCTATAGGTCATCCAAACCCACTCTTAGCGAATTCTTCTTCTTCGCAAaatcaagaacaaatggaagatatgAGAAAAGAAATTTGTGATTTGAAGCAACAATTGGACTTACAATTCGGAATATTTGTTAAGATGCAGAAATTCATGAGAAAACATGGGCATAATCTATgtgatgatgaggatgaacaaACTGAATCTGATTTTGTAGTAGTTTAG